Proteins encoded together in one Benincasa hispida cultivar B227 chromosome 1, ASM972705v1, whole genome shotgun sequence window:
- the LOC120076443 gene encoding uncharacterized protein LOC120076443: protein MLTAQSRQTSYANVRQKDLGFKVGEKVFMKVPPMKGVFRFGKKGKLNPRFIGPFEILEWIGSVAYWLALPPSLSTVHNVFYVSMLRKYVANSSHIVDYESLHLNENLSYKEKPIQILAREVKVLRNKEIVLVKVLWQNHQFEEATWEREDDVRAHYPKIFQD from the coding sequence ATGTTGACGGCTCAGAGTAGGCAGACGAGTTACGCTAATGTTAGGCAAAAAGATTTGGGGTTTAAGGTAGGTGAAAAAGTGTTTATGAAAGTGCCACCTATGAAAGGGGTGTTTAGATTTGGCAAGAAGGGTAAGTTGAACCCTCGGTTCATCGGGCCATTTGAGATCCTAGAATGGATTGGTTCTGTAGCCTACTGGCTGGCCTTGCCCCCATCCCTTTCTACAGTTCACAATGTTTtttatgtttccatgttgaggAAGTACGTAGCAAACTCATCTCATATTGTGGATTATGAGTCTTTGCATTTGAATGAGAACCTGAGCTACAAAGAGAAGCCCATTCAAATATTGGCCAGGGAAGTGAAAGTTTTGCGCAACAAGGAGATAGTGTTGGTGAAGGTCCTTTGGCAGAATCATCAGTTCGAGGAAGCAACGTGGGAGCGTGAGGATGACGTGAGGGCGCATTATCCCAAAATTTTTCAGGATTAG